One stretch of Amblyraja radiata isolate CabotCenter1 chromosome 9, sAmbRad1.1.pri, whole genome shotgun sequence DNA includes these proteins:
- the tgfb3 gene encoding transforming growth factor beta-3 proprotein: MRARRLLLLLLLALDAVSLGRPLSTCTTVDTEHMKKKRVEAIRGQILSKLRFSSPPDEPGPAEVPLQVLAMYNSTRLLLQELGRDQQHQQHACLSHNTQLEYYAKEVYKFDMITGPAIDNDVSSCRGITSKVFHFDVSSMEKNVSNLFRAEFRALRVPNGSAKRNEQRIEVYQIVKPDDHIAKQRYIAGKVVLTKGFSEWVSFDVTDSVKEWLVNRDTNLGLEISVHCPCHTFHANGIISTEGEVLDVKFKGIDDYEFAERGDLGRLQKRKEQKLLYEGPNNPHLILMVLPPHRLDSQRQRRRRALDTAYCFRHYEDNCCVRPLYIDFRQDLGWKWIHEPKGYYANFCAGPCPYLRSTDTQHGTVLGLYNTLNPEASASPCCAAQDLEPLTILYYVGRTPKVEQLSNMIVKSCKCS, from the exons ATGCGTGCtcggcggctgctgctgctgctactccTCGCCCTGGACGCCGTGTCGCTGGGCCGGccgctctccacctgcaccacggtGGACACGGAACACATGAAGAAGAAGCGGGTGGAGGCGATCCGCGGCCAGATCCTCAGCAAGCTGCGCTTCAGCAGCCCGCCCGACGAGCCGGGGCCGGCCGAGGTGCCGCTACAGGTCCTGGCCATGTACAACAGCACCCGGCTCCTGTTGCAGGAGCTGGGCCGCGACCAGCAGCACCAACAGCACGCCTGCCTCTCCCACAACACGCAGCTGGAGTACTACGCCAAGGAGGTCTACAAGTTCGACATGATCACCGGGCCCGCCATCGACA ATGATGTGAGCTCGTGTCGTGGCATCACGTCCAAGGTTTTCCACTTCGACGTCTCCTCCATGGAGAAGAACGTGTCCAACCTGTTCCGGGCCGAGTTCCGGGCTCTGCGGGTCCCCAACGGCAGCGCCAAGCGGAACGAGCAGCGCATCGAAGTGTATCAG ATTGTGAAGCCGGACGACCACATTGCCAAGCAGCGCTACATCGCGGGGAAGGTGGTGCTGACCAAGGGCTTCAGCGAGTGGGTGTCATTCGATGTCACCGACAGCGTCAAGGAGTGGCTCGTCAACCGGG ACACCAACCTGGGTCTGGAGATCAGTGTCCACTGTCCCTGCCACACCTTCCACGCCAACGGCATCATCTCCACCGAGGGTGAAGTCCTTGACGTCAAGTTTAAAG GGATTGATGACTATGAGTTTGCGGAGCGCGGGGACCTGGGACGGCTGCAGAAACGCAAGGAGCAGAAGCTGTTGTACGAGGGTCCGAACAACCCCCACCTCATCCTCATGGTGCTGCCCCCCCACCGGCTGGACAGCCAGCGACAACGCCGCCGCCGAGCTCTCGACACCGCCTACTGCTTCAG GCACTATGAGGATAACTGCTGCGTGCGCCCGCTCTACATTGACTTCCGCCAGGACCTGGGCTGGAAGTGGATCCACGAACCCAAGGGCTATTATGCAAACTTCTGCGCCGGCCCCTGCCCGTACTTGCGCAGCACCGACACGCAACACGGCACG GTGCTGGGACTGTACAACACGCTGAACCCAGAGGCCTCGGCCAGTCCGTGCTGCGCTGCCCAGGACCTGGAACCATTGACCATCCTCTACTACGTGGGCCGGACACCCAAGGTGGAACAACTGTccaacatgatcgtcaagtcttgCAAATGTAGCTGA